From the Streptomyces sp. SN-593 genome, the window CCTGCTGCGGCCCGACCGGCTGGCGGTGCTGGCCCTGGTGTCGGCCGCGGCCCGGTTCGGCAGCGCGGACACCTGGCGGCAGCGCGGCGTGGTGGTGCGCGCCAACGGCCTGGACCGCACCGCCGCCAACACCCCCGAGCGCTGGTTCACCGGCCCGTTCCGGACCACCCAGCCGGCGATCACCCAGTGGGCCGTGCAGATGGTCAAGACCACCGACAGCGCCTGCTACGTCGCCGCGTGCGAGGCGCTGGCCGGGTTCGACATCCGCGACCAGCTCGGCAGCATCACCGTGCCCACGCTGGTGGTGGCCGGCGCCGACGACACCGAGACGCCCCCGGCCGACGCCCGGCTGCTGGTGGCCGGCATCCACGACGCGCGGCTCGCGGTGGTGCCCGGCACCGGGCACCTCGCGCCGGTCGAGGAGCCGGCCGCCGTCGGCACCCTGCTGGTGCGGCACTTCGAGACCGCGTGGACGGCCGACCGCACCCCGGGCGCGGTCCCGCACCCGCCCGCGCCGCCGCCGGTCCAGCCGCGGCTGCCCGCTCCCGCCGCCCCGCCCCCCGGGCCGGACGCGTACGAGGAGGGCATGCGCATCCGCAAGGAGATGGTCGGCGAGGCGGAGGTGAACGCGGCGGTCGCCCGGGCGAAGACGTTCGGGGGCGGGTTCGACGCGTACGCCACGCGGTGGGGCTGGGGGGAGACGTGGACCCGGCCGGGGCTGGACCGGCGCACCCGCAACTTCGTCGCGCTCACCGCCCTCACCGTGCTCGGGCAACTGGAGGAGCTGGCCGACCACACCCGGGCGGCCCTGCGCGGCGGGCTGACGCCCACCGAGATAGAGGAGACGCTGATCCAGACCTCGGTGTACTGCGGGCTGCCCGCGGCGCGCGCGGCGGTCGACCGGGCCCGCAAGGTCATCGCCGAGGAGACCGCCACCGGCAAGGGGTGACCCGTCGGCCCGGGCACCCCCCGGCGCGCCGTGCGCGGGTGCCGCACGGCGCGGGGGACCCGGGCAAGATGGCGGTATGGAGCTGACGAAGAAATCGCACGCGTGCGTGCGACTGGAGCAGGACGGCCGCACGCTCGTCATCGACCCGGGCGCGTTCAGCGAGCCGGACTCGGTGGCCGGGGTGGACGCGATCCTGGTGACCCACGAGCACGCCGACCACTTCAGCGAGGACCGGCTGCGGGCCGGGCTGGAGGCGAACCCGGCCGCGGAGCTGTGGACCCTGGCGAGCGTCGCGGACCAGATGTCGGCGGCCTTCCCC encodes:
- a CDS encoding alpha/beta fold hydrolase, coding for MSDATDETADRLGPYAAAATYTPYGGRVGAPTDQGGGTATDPDDERDDLQPPLQYRFDGPDDAPVLVLGPALGSTWHMWDRQLPQLTAQWRVLRYELPGHGGAPAEPASTVDNLARRLLAVLDDEEVDTFGYAGCELGAAVGARLALLRPDRLAVLALVSAAARFGSADTWRQRGVVVRANGLDRTAANTPERWFTGPFRTTQPAITQWAVQMVKTTDSACYVAACEALAGFDIRDQLGSITVPTLVVAGADDTETPPADARLLVAGIHDARLAVVPGTGHLAPVEEPAAVGTLLVRHFETAWTADRTPGAVPHPPAPPPVQPRLPAPAAPPPGPDAYEEGMRIRKEMVGEAEVNAAVARAKTFGGGFDAYATRWGWGETWTRPGLDRRTRNFVALTALTVLGQLEELADHTRAALRGGLTPTEIEETLIQTSVYCGLPAARAAVDRARKVIAEETATGKG